One part of the Ursus arctos isolate Adak ecotype North America unplaced genomic scaffold, UrsArc2.0 scaffold_20, whole genome shotgun sequence genome encodes these proteins:
- the CCR8 gene encoding C-C chemokine receptor type 8, translating to MDYTLEPNVTTVTDYYYPDVLSSPCDGELIQRDSKLLLAIFYCVLFVFGLLGNSLVILVLVACKKLRSITDIYLLNLALSDLLFVFSFPFQTHYQLNQWVFGAVMCKVVSGFYYIGFFSSMFFITLMSVDRYLAIVHAVYAMKVRTARMGTALSLAVWLITIIATSPLLVLYQVASEDGILQCYASYNQQSLKWKIFIHFEMNILGLLIPFTILMFCYVSILHQLKSCQNHKTKAIKLVLIVVIASLLFWVPFNVVLFLTSLLNMNILDGCVLSQRLIYATHVTETISFTHCCVNPVIYAFMGEKFKKHLSEIFQKISNHILFFVGRQIPGEGWERSHSSCQHASRSSSTDYIL from the coding sequence ATGGATTATACACTGGAGCCCAATGTGACGACGGTAACCGACTACTACTATCCTGATGTCCTCTCAAGCCCCTGTGATGGGGAACTTATCCAAAGAGATAGCAAGTTGCTTCTTGCTATCTTTTATTGTGTCTTGTTTGTCTTCGGTCTTCTGGGAAACAGCCTGGTCATCCTTGTCCTTGTTGCCTGCAAGAAGCTGAGGAGCATCACTGACATATACCTCTTGAACCTGGCCCTGTCTGACTTGCTTTttgtcttctccttccccttccagaCCCACTATCAGCTGAACCAGTGGGTGTTTGGGGCTGTAATGTGCAAGGTGGTCTCTGGTTTTTATTACATTGGCTTCTTCAGCAGCATGTTCTTTATCACACTCATGAGCGTGGACAGGTACCTGGCAATCGTCCACGCTGTCTATGCCATGAAGGTGAGGACGGCCAGGATGGGCACAGCCCTGAGTCTGGCCGTGTGGCTGATTACCATCATAGCCACCAGTCCATTACTAGTATTGTACCAAGTGGCCTCTGAAGATGGCATTCTACAGTGTTATGCGTCTTACAATCAACAGTCTCTGAAGTGGAAGATCTTCATCCATTTCGAAATGAATATCTTAGGTCTGTTGATTCCGTTCACCATCCTTATGTTCTGCTATGTTAGCATCCTGCACCAGCTGAAGAGCTGCCAAAATCACAAGACCAAGGCCATCAAGTTGGTGCTCATTGTGGTGATTGCATCTTTACTCTTCTGGGTCCCATTCAATGTGGTCCTCTTCCTCACGTCTCTGCTCAACATGAATATCTTGGATGGATGTGTCCTGAGCCAGCGGCTGATTTATGCCACCCATGTCACAGAAACCATTTCCTTCACTCACTGTTGTGTGAACCCTGTGATCTACGCTTTCATGGGCGAGAAGTTCAAGAAACACCTCTCAGAAATATTCCAGAAGATTTCCAATCATATCCTCTTCTTCGTAGGAAGACAAATACCTGGGGAGGGCTGGGAAAGATCCCACTCCTCCTGTCAGCACGCCTCCCGTTCCTCCAGCACAGACTACATTTTGTGA